The Coregonus clupeaformis isolate EN_2021a chromosome 26, ASM2061545v1, whole genome shotgun sequence genome window below encodes:
- the LOC121540490 gene encoding LOW QUALITY PROTEIN: elongation factor 1-delta (The sequence of the model RefSeq protein was modified relative to this genomic sequence to represent the inferred CDS: deleted 1 base in 1 codon) produces the protein MVRLVRRNCSQLNNRTRTTGPNNHRNTEHTMSSAVDYIVQEKIWFDKPRYDEAERHFYEHINSTSHPAQELGANTILQDIARARENIQKSLAGSAANGVGDQGELITRIKSLELENHSLHQVVEDLRSALSKLECRVAVLEKSPSAAPVSAAPCTNGTSVQQQKTSPPVEDIDDDDDMDLFGSDEEEDAEAERIKEQRLKEYAEKKAKKPTLIAKSSILLDVKPWDDETDMAKLEECVRSVVADGLLWGQSKLVPVGYGIRKLQIQCVVEDDKVGTDLLEEEITKFEDYVQSVDVAAFNKI, from the exons atggtgcgGTTGGTGAGAAGAAACT GCTCCCAGCTGAACAATCGCACGAGGACCACCGGCCCCAATAACCACCGAAATACAGAACA CACCATGAGTTCAGCAGTAGACTACATT GTCCAGGAGAAGATCTGGTTTGATAAGCCTCGCTATGATGAGGCGGAGAGACACTTCTACGAACACATTAACAGCACCTCTCACCCAGCACAG GAGCTGGGAGCCAACACCATCCTGCAGGACATAGCCCGGGCAAGAGAGAACATCCAGAAGTCCCTAGCAGGA agtgcAGCTAATGGGGTAGGAGATCAAGGCGAACTCATCACACGGATTAAGAGCCTGGAGCTAGAGAACCACAGTCTGcaccaag TGGTGGAGGACCTGCGGTCAGCTCTGTCTAAATTGGAGTGTCGGGTAGCGGTTCTGGAGAAATCACCGTCGGCAGCTCCAGTCTCTGCAGCCCCCTGTACAAAC GGAACCTCTGTCCAGCAGCAGAAGACCAGCCCCCCAGTGGAGGAtatagatgatgatgatgatatggaTCTGTTCGGCAGCGATGAAGAGGAGGATGCGGAGGCTGAGCGAATCAAAGAGCAGAGGCTGAAAGAGTACGCAGAGAAGAAGGCAAAGAAACCCACCCTCATCGCAAAGTCCTCCATCCTATTGGACGTCAAGCCT TGGGATGATGAGACAGACATGGCTAAGCTGGAGGAATGTGTGAGGTCTGTTGTCGCTGACGGTCTACTTTGGGGTCAGTCGAAGCTGGTTCCCGTGGGTTATGGTATCCGGAAGCTACAGATCCAGTGTGTTGTCGAGGACGACAAGGTCGGGACAGACCTGCTAGAGGAGGAGATCACAAAGTTCGAGGACTAT GTCCAGAGTGTTGACGTAGCAGCTTTCAACAAGATCTGA